One genomic window of Methanosarcina acetivorans C2A includes the following:
- a CDS encoding metal-dependent transcriptional regulator: MNEQNYPEFTGLELSPRKVDYLKFILEKKGTVKTTEISSCLQVDPSTTTKTLNELAAAGYLNHIPYRGVDLTEMGKEYAEFLIRRHRILSLLFTHYGLSTEEACAEVSRFEAFVSRDAVNKICNSMGHPMVGVCGEISHEKCLHLDQSLHLEHNH, from the coding sequence ATGAATGAGCAGAATTATCCCGAGTTTACAGGCCTCGAACTCTCTCCGAGAAAGGTAGATTATCTCAAGTTCATTCTTGAAAAAAAAGGCACCGTAAAAACGACTGAAATTTCCTCCTGTCTGCAGGTTGACCCTTCAACAACAACCAAGACTTTAAACGAACTTGCAGCAGCCGGTTATCTGAACCACATTCCGTACAGGGGAGTGGATCTGACCGAAATGGGGAAGGAATATGCGGAATTTCTTATCAGGAGGCACAGAATTTTGAGTCTTCTGTTTACTCATTACGGGCTCTCAACGGAGGAAGCATGCGCTGAAGTTTCTCGTTTTGAAGCTTTTGTTTCAAGGGACGCTGTAAACAAAATATGTAATTCGATGGGCCATCCGATGGTCGGCGTATGCGGGGAAATCAGTCACGAGAAATGCCTTCATTTGGATCAAAGCCTTCATTTGGAGCATAATCATTAA
- a CDS encoding DUF7507 domain-containing protein: MRKNIANLVGMTMLSTFHWIRKNRLYSLLLLMFSVMLIMSSAASLVQVASATVSSDQLETESNNETAPVEVTSACYPSPAYKIEKCVTDVNCMGSQASVKEAGDVITYLIVVTNTGEVDLTNVTVTDSLIALSGPTESKNEDCILEVGETWTYKGCYEVTPEDIDTNGDCDGYIDNVAMVDCDQLGAKCDSVRVPIEETSSGDDSTGDDSTGDDSTGDDSTGDDSTGDDSTGDNSTGGNPDYSIYKSIIGTDEAGDRIINEAGDIIEYQIIVKNEGNANLTGVSVNDPMITLTGPAGDDLDSGVLNPGETWNFFGNYTVTQEDIDSNGGGDGVIENTAIVGCNELPDENSSVQQPITLNSTDSDSSNNASIAHYHSDGGTGEARIIPKPTKNVEVNETDNETQLGPDARNFDQKTESTETDLGDEPEQEKAGLPGFELVYGAAGLLAATFLYKRK; encoded by the coding sequence ATGAGAAAGAATATCGCAAACCTTGTGGGGATGACCATGTTATCCACTTTCCATTGGATAAGAAAAAACAGGTTATATTCGCTACTTTTGCTGATGTTTTCAGTGATGTTGATCATGTCCAGTGCAGCATCATTAGTACAGGTCGCATCGGCAACCGTATCCTCCGACCAGCTGGAAACCGAATCGAACAATGAAACAGCGCCTGTAGAGGTAACTTCGGCTTGCTACCCCAGTCCGGCATATAAAATAGAAAAGTGCGTTACAGACGTAAATTGTATGGGATCGCAAGCCAGCGTAAAAGAAGCAGGAGATGTTATCACCTACCTGATAGTTGTGACCAATACCGGAGAAGTCGACCTGACAAATGTAACTGTTACGGACTCCCTGATTGCTCTGTCAGGTCCGACAGAGTCAAAGAATGAGGACTGTATCCTGGAAGTTGGGGAAACCTGGACCTACAAAGGCTGCTACGAGGTGACACCGGAAGATATAGACACCAACGGCGACTGTGATGGATACATCGACAACGTAGCAATGGTAGATTGTGATCAGCTGGGGGCAAAATGTGATAGCGTCAGGGTACCCATAGAAGAAACATCTTCAGGAGATGATTCAACAGGGGATGATTCAACAGGAGATGATTCAACAGGGGATGATTCAACAGGGGATGATTCAACAGGGGATGATTCAACAGGGGATAATTCAACAGGAGGAAACCCTGATTATTCAATATATAAATCAATAATCGGAACTGATGAAGCTGGAGATCGTATAATCAACGAAGCTGGGGACATAATCGAATATCAGATAATTGTGAAGAATGAAGGCAACGCGAACCTGACAGGAGTTTCGGTAAACGACCCGATGATTACATTGACAGGACCTGCTGGAGACGATCTTGACTCAGGAGTGTTGAATCCGGGAGAAACGTGGAACTTCTTCGGAAACTATACGGTAACCCAGGAGGATATTGACAGTAACGGTGGAGGAGATGGGGTCATCGAAAATACGGCAATAGTAGGTTGCAACGAACTTCCTGATGAAAACAGCAGTGTACAACAACCGATTACCCTTAATTCAACCGATAGTGATAGCAGTAATAACGCTAGTATAGCCCACTACCACAGTGATGGCGGTACCGGGGAAGCCCGTATCATTCCTAAACCTACTAAAAACGTTGAAGTGAACGAAACTGACAATGAAACGCAGCTTGGACCAGACGCTAGAAATTTTGACCAGAAAACTGAGAGCACAGAAACAGATCTTGGAGATGAACCTGAACAGGAAAAGGCTGGCTTACCAGGGTTTGAACTCGTTTATGGCGCAGCTGGACTGCTTGCTGCAACATTCCTGTATAAAAGGAAGTAA
- a CDS encoding metal ABC transporter ATP-binding protein, which produces MEKVIELKDVWVRYGNQTILEAVNFELTEPYGLLGIIGPNGGGKTTFLKVLLGLLKPYKGSVKLFGKPPEKSRDLVGYVPQYKGFDFDFPISVWEVVLTGRMSHTGFLKKYSGEDKKAAEEALKTVEMFDLKDRQIGQLSGGQRQRVFIARALATNPKLLLLDEPNSGLDPHMQDELYRLLNRLKHEMAIIMVTHDLSAVSVYVDRIACLNRTFHYHNSKEIPVEDLEATYQCPVELIAHGVPHRVLEQHKGNS; this is translated from the coding sequence ATGGAGAAGGTTATAGAGTTAAAGGATGTCTGGGTACGATACGGAAACCAGACAATCCTCGAAGCCGTAAATTTCGAATTAACAGAGCCTTATGGGCTTCTCGGGATTATAGGACCCAATGGTGGTGGAAAGACCACATTTCTCAAAGTGCTTCTCGGACTCTTGAAGCCCTATAAAGGCAGTGTGAAACTCTTTGGGAAGCCTCCGGAAAAAAGCAGAGATCTTGTAGGGTATGTCCCCCAGTACAAAGGTTTTGACTTCGATTTTCCTATCAGTGTCTGGGAAGTGGTCCTGACAGGCAGGATGAGCCATACGGGTTTTCTGAAAAAGTACAGTGGAGAAGACAAAAAGGCTGCTGAAGAGGCTCTGAAAACAGTGGAGATGTTCGACCTTAAGGATCGGCAGATAGGCCAGCTCTCGGGCGGGCAGCGGCAGAGGGTTTTTATCGCCAGGGCTCTTGCAACTAATCCCAAACTCCTGCTTCTGGACGAACCCAACTCCGGGCTTGACCCTCACATGCAGGACGAACTCTACAGGCTCCTGAACAGGCTCAAACATGAAATGGCAATCATTATGGTTACACATGACCTCAGCGCAGTCTCTGTCTATGTGGACAGGATAGCCTGCCTGAACCGCACGTTCCACTACCATAACTCTAAGGAAATCCCGGTTGAGGACCTGGAAGCCACTTACCAGTGCCCTGTCGAACTGATCGCTCACGGAGTACCCCATAGAGTGCTGGAGCAGCACAAAGGGAATTCTTGA
- a CDS encoding chemotaxis protein CheW, with translation MFEERAEKEDSTPSEELLHVVVFELSGEEFGVDIMQVSEIMPISKITRVPQAPECVKGLINLRGKIIVVIDLNRRLGFSPKESDSLSKIIIVEVKDTIIGMLVNSVTGVLKLPVSSVEPTPDMIKSKINAEYLIGVGKMGDRLLILLNLARVLGEEEIDELSQLSSSASSPSSEQLPEEHTENL, from the coding sequence ATGTTTGAGGAAAGAGCAGAAAAGGAAGATTCAACCCCTTCTGAGGAGTTGCTTCATGTAGTAGTTTTTGAACTGTCAGGCGAGGAGTTCGGAGTCGATATCATGCAGGTCTCCGAGATTATGCCGATTTCAAAAATCACTCGTGTTCCTCAGGCTCCGGAATGTGTAAAAGGCCTAATTAACCTGCGGGGAAAAATTATCGTAGTAATAGATCTCAACAGGCGCCTTGGTTTCAGTCCGAAAGAAAGTGACAGCCTGTCCAAAATTATCATAGTTGAAGTCAAGGATACAATTATAGGCATGCTTGTAAACTCCGTAACCGGGGTGTTGAAACTGCCTGTTTCTTCTGTTGAACCTACTCCGGATATGATTAAATCAAAGATTAATGCCGAATATCTGATAGGAGTCGGGAAAATGGGGGATAGGCTTCTTATCCTGCTGAACCTTGCAAGGGTACTCGGAGAAGAGGAAATTGACGAGCTCAGCCAGCTTTCTTCTTCTGCTTCATCTCCTTCTTCTGAGCAGCTTCCTGAGGAGCATACCGAAAATCTATAA
- a CDS encoding transposase has translation MGKGNIAIDKSMIKTIVDGKIIIPLPKVLVENRYYPMFSIFSPTQCDSCGSKLHVNSHHTRFIISRYGTISLNVTYWLCPTCKKHYHDRVIGVQGSANYSSEYYDTQINVRYDGRCSLHNSRRIGETYTEGVINVCGRAPCPTSLWLYEQKLAKLSKQELLNQGVSFEETLYVDGNWIKNGWKKKLEEFIGTKLTKKEWKKMRYKSVYVVATKEKVILDFEVTERLPTIEALMPLFIRIKNRFPEDKIKKIVSDEDKAIIGAVKMVFPEVTHSFCVFHQLKNVSKRYYEEFSSVEEIPDNDKITYNEISQLILSDTVISAVAHIQKIREFNSDLELSEASHKAISYAEEIFSKNVSFLKKGFTPETDNTMEQIFSLICDIVDKVRSFKTDNGLTNFCYNLFTFFNKRCFSTGKWKGFSPLMRARFQYG, from the coding sequence ATGGGAAAAGGAAACATTGCAATAGATAAATCTATGATAAAAACGATAGTTGACGGCAAAATAATAATTCCTTTGCCAAAAGTTTTGGTTGAAAATCGATACTATCCTATGTTCTCTATATTCTCCCCTACTCAGTGTGATAGTTGTGGAAGTAAATTACATGTTAACTCTCATCACACTCGTTTTATTATATCACGTTACGGCACTATATCTCTCAATGTTACATACTGGCTTTGTCCCACTTGTAAGAAACATTATCATGATCGGGTTATTGGTGTTCAGGGTTCTGCAAATTACAGTTCTGAATATTATGATACACAAATAAATGTCAGATACGATGGACGATGCAGTCTGCACAATTCTCGGCGAATTGGGGAAACATATACAGAAGGAGTAATAAATGTCTGTGGAAGAGCTCCTTGTCCCACTTCATTGTGGTTATATGAACAGAAACTAGCAAAACTTTCAAAGCAAGAACTTTTGAACCAAGGAGTTAGCTTTGAAGAAACATTGTATGTTGATGGGAATTGGATCAAGAATGGATGGAAAAAAAAGCTTGAAGAATTTATTGGAACGAAACTCACAAAGAAAGAATGGAAAAAAATGCGATATAAATCTGTTTACGTTGTTGCTACCAAAGAGAAGGTCATTTTAGATTTTGAAGTAACTGAGAGGTTACCAACAATTGAGGCTCTGATGCCTCTTTTCATACGAATAAAGAACCGATTTCCTGAAGATAAAATCAAAAAGATTGTTTCTGATGAGGATAAAGCGATCATTGGAGCCGTAAAAATGGTCTTTCCTGAAGTGACTCATTCTTTTTGTGTGTTTCATCAATTAAAAAACGTTAGTAAGAGGTATTATGAGGAATTCAGTTCTGTTGAAGAGATTCCAGATAACGATAAGATTACCTACAATGAGATATCTCAATTGATACTTTCTGATACGGTTATCAGTGCTGTTGCGCATATTCAGAAGATACGAGAATTTAACTCTGATCTTGAACTTTCTGAAGCGTCTCATAAAGCGATTTCTTATGCCGAAGAGATTTTCAGCAAGAATGTGAGCTTCTTGAAAAAAGGTTTTACACCTGAGACAGATAATACAATGGAACAAATATTTTCTTTGATATGTGATATAGTAGACAAAGTAAGGTCATTCAAAACCGATAATGGACTAACTAATTTTTGTTACAATCTATTTACTTTTTTCAACAAACGGTGTTTCAGCACTGGAAAATGGAAAGGTTTCTCACCTTTAATGAGAGCAAGATTCCAATATGGATAA
- a CDS encoding metal ABC transporter solute-binding protein, Zn/Mn family, producing MKTKIITTLVLLIVGLSIFVSGCTDSGNSDNETAGQGAEVSGTDEPTIVAVSIVPQAEFVEKVGGDKVKTVVIVPSGADPHTYEPSPKEVQEISKARMLVTVGVGMPFEESWIDHFESMDSGTLIVNSSQGIELRELEEHHHEGEEGEHDEEGEHDEEGEHDEEGEHDEELEDGHENESDEEHEELDPHIWTSPANAKIMVEEIYEGLVEIDPENEAYYAQNRDAYLEELDALDARIREKLEGKEEKSFMVYHPSWGYFAADYGLTMIPVEIEGKEPSAQDLAGLVDLAKEKNVKVIFVQTQFSTRSAEVLAQEIGGEVVAVDPLAKDYIANMDNVSDVFARNLV from the coding sequence ATGAAAACAAAAATCATAACTACATTAGTACTTTTGATTGTTGGTCTGAGCATTTTTGTCAGCGGTTGCACGGATTCCGGCAACTCCGATAACGAGACTGCGGGACAGGGAGCTGAAGTATCGGGAACGGATGAACCTACAATCGTTGCCGTAAGTATTGTTCCCCAGGCTGAATTTGTAGAAAAGGTCGGAGGAGATAAAGTAAAAACTGTTGTTATAGTCCCATCTGGGGCAGATCCTCATACTTATGAACCTTCACCAAAGGAAGTCCAGGAAATCAGCAAAGCTAGGATGTTAGTAACAGTCGGGGTTGGTATGCCTTTTGAGGAAAGCTGGATTGACCATTTCGAGTCTATGGATAGCGGCACTCTTATTGTAAATTCTTCTCAAGGGATTGAATTGAGAGAACTTGAAGAGCATCACCATGAAGGAGAAGAAGGAGAACATGATGAAGAAGGAGAACATGATGAAGAAGGAGAACATGATGAAGAAGGAGAACATGATGAAGAGCTTGAAGACGGGCATGAAAACGAAAGTGATGAGGAGCATGAAGAACTGGACCCCCACATCTGGACATCCCCTGCAAACGCAAAAATAATGGTTGAAGAAATATATGAAGGGCTTGTAGAAATCGATCCTGAAAACGAAGCTTACTATGCCCAGAATAGAGATGCTTACCTTGAAGAGCTGGACGCTCTGGATGCGAGGATTCGGGAAAAACTTGAAGGAAAAGAGGAAAAAAGTTTCATGGTTTATCATCCATCCTGGGGATATTTTGCCGCGGATTACGGACTTACCATGATTCCTGTTGAAATTGAAGGAAAAGAGCCGAGTGCACAGGATCTTGCGGGGCTTGTGGATCTTGCAAAGGAAAAGAATGTCAAGGTTATCTTTGTCCAGACCCAGTTCAGTACGAGGAGTGCGGAGGTTTTAGCTCAGGAAATTGGCGGCGAAGTTGTAGCTGTTGACCCTCTTGCAAAGGATTACATTGCAAACATGGACAATGTATCCGATGTATTTGCCAGAAACCTTGTGTAA
- a CDS encoding methyl-accepting chemotaxis protein, giving the protein MWLQDRKGRKAKKLEARVKKMYKSTKIGHVVIGFALLLILIFFVGYTGYQGMTEVEKKSRAIQNMTFIMNNMQDALQAEESYIIHRDPAYKEEVYRYLSLVPTQAAISKEIYIGYLDPVNRDRMDFVLSASSNFSEAFDRYVEADDEQAAVRDKLVADSETLIANADELSKNQMIQYREEFESGYSNGTLEKKFSNAESSRSIIVLTMKARNEYQNYAMSSDQQYADNFDAYMEDLIELSTDLNGRMERPENIALGDEILTSAENFQADFEQFKVLEERKTLEEENMRAIATQVEEVATAASADQKEELDSLIVNSINQIFLVTFLSILIGVLLVFVILDIYRKPIYELLEAADKISEGDLDVDIKGSSRSEIYQLSEAFKAMVENLRSLIKEIQEGSLHLATLSEEMSSSSEEVASASRRISETAGEISNGAEMQSTKIVDITHAMQDMTHNIQEVADNTQKVSKSTNLVNETVSNIGNVSRDVLSKMDLIRSSVAGTEVVIKELDSKSQQINEIITLITRIADQTNMLALNAAIEAARAGEHGRGFSVVADEVRKLAEESGSAAQNISRLIDEIRESISDTVESIEASKKNVKNGSISVSEEVEMVTGIVSTINEITNMIEDVAAATEEQSASIEEITSTLEDISSISEQSAAGTQETAAALEEQSASMSELASMANDLSLLGEKMKKATEKFRLGDSKEESESSFE; this is encoded by the coding sequence ATGTGGTTGCAGGATAGAAAGGGCAGAAAGGCAAAGAAGCTGGAAGCACGGGTGAAAAAGATGTACAAAAGCACAAAGATAGGGCATGTGGTGATAGGATTTGCCCTTCTCCTCATTTTGATCTTTTTTGTAGGCTATACGGGTTATCAGGGCATGACCGAAGTTGAGAAGAAGAGCCGGGCTATCCAGAATATGACTTTTATCATGAATAACATGCAGGATGCCCTGCAAGCAGAGGAAAGCTATATTATTCACCGCGATCCGGCTTACAAAGAAGAAGTTTATCGCTATCTTAGTCTCGTACCCACACAGGCGGCCATATCCAAAGAAATATACATAGGCTATTTGGATCCTGTGAACCGCGACAGGATGGATTTTGTTCTTTCAGCTTCGAGCAATTTCAGTGAAGCTTTTGACAGATATGTCGAAGCAGATGACGAACAGGCAGCTGTAAGAGATAAACTGGTTGCGGATAGCGAAACTCTAATAGCAAATGCAGATGAGCTTTCTAAAAATCAGATGATCCAGTACAGGGAGGAATTCGAGAGTGGATATTCAAATGGAACTCTCGAGAAAAAATTCTCCAACGCTGAGAGCTCACGGAGTATCATTGTATTGACAATGAAGGCCAGAAACGAGTATCAAAATTATGCCATGAGCTCGGATCAGCAATATGCGGATAACTTTGATGCGTATATGGAAGATCTTATCGAACTTTCTACAGACTTGAACGGGCGGATGGAAAGGCCGGAAAATATTGCTCTGGGAGATGAAATCCTTACAAGTGCGGAAAATTTCCAGGCTGATTTCGAGCAGTTTAAGGTTCTGGAAGAGAGAAAAACGCTCGAAGAAGAAAATATGAGGGCTATAGCTACACAGGTTGAAGAAGTAGCGACAGCTGCCAGTGCTGACCAGAAAGAAGAACTGGACTCGCTGATCGTAAACTCCATAAATCAAATCTTTCTGGTAACTTTTCTTTCGATACTTATTGGTGTTTTACTTGTTTTTGTGATTTTGGACATCTACAGAAAGCCTATTTACGAACTGCTTGAAGCTGCCGACAAGATCTCTGAAGGAGACCTTGATGTTGATATCAAAGGCTCCTCAAGAAGTGAGATCTACCAGCTTTCAGAGGCTTTTAAAGCAATGGTTGAAAACCTGCGCAGCCTGATTAAAGAAATTCAGGAAGGCTCACTGCACCTTGCTACCCTTTCGGAGGAAATGTCTTCCTCTTCCGAAGAAGTGGCATCTGCATCAAGGAGAATTTCAGAAACCGCAGGTGAAATCTCTAACGGTGCAGAGATGCAGAGCACAAAAATTGTTGATATAACTCATGCAATGCAGGATATGACCCACAATATTCAGGAAGTTGCGGATAATACCCAAAAAGTTTCTAAGAGCACAAATCTGGTGAATGAAACCGTCAGTAATATAGGAAATGTTTCTCGGGACGTCCTGTCAAAGATGGACCTTATCCGTTCTTCTGTTGCTGGCACCGAAGTTGTTATCAAGGAGCTTGATTCCAAGTCTCAGCAGATCAATGAAATCATAACGCTGATAACCAGAATTGCAGACCAGACCAATATGCTTGCCCTGAATGCCGCAATTGAAGCCGCAAGGGCAGGCGAACATGGCAGAGGATTCTCTGTTGTAGCCGATGAAGTCCGAAAACTTGCTGAGGAATCCGGAAGTGCAGCCCAGAATATCTCCAGGCTGATTGATGAGATCAGGGAGAGTATAAGCGATACGGTGGAAAGCATAGAAGCAAGTAAAAAGAACGTGAAGAATGGCTCAATATCGGTTAGTGAAGAGGTTGAGATGGTTACCGGGATCGTTTCCACGATCAATGAGATCACGAATATGATCGAGGACGTTGCAGCTGCTACGGAAGAGCAGTCCGCATCCATTGAAGAAATTACCTCTACCCTGGAAGATATATCTTCAATATCGGAGCAGTCCGCTGCAGGAACCCAGGAAACTGCCGCAGCTCTTGAAGAACAGAGTGCCTCCATGTCCGAACTTGCCAGCATGGCGAATGACCTCTCTTTGCTTGGGGAAAAGATGAAAAAAGCCACTGAAAAATTCAGGCTCGGCGATTCAAAAGAAGAATCTGAAAGCAGTTTTGAATAA
- a CDS encoding response regulator — protein sequence MPEILIVEDNLLNLVIEADLLKSCGYDPKKAKNGFEALEVLSKVKVDLVLMDMELPKMHGLELLQRIKCNPETQGIRVVAVTGHCDPESEQEFLKAGCHAVLSKPINFDLFGAQVKEFLTATNSPG from the coding sequence ATGCCTGAAATCCTGATCGTTGAGGATAACCTGCTTAACCTTGTTATTGAAGCTGACCTTCTGAAATCCTGCGGATATGATCCGAAGAAGGCGAAAAACGGCTTTGAAGCGCTGGAAGTTCTCAGTAAGGTTAAAGTTGATCTTGTACTGATGGATATGGAACTTCCAAAGATGCATGGTCTTGAATTACTTCAAAGGATAAAATGCAACCCTGAGACACAAGGCATAAGGGTTGTTGCCGTCACAGGACATTGTGATCCTGAAAGTGAACAGGAATTTCTTAAAGCTGGATGTCATGCTGTCCTTTCCAAACCCATAAATTTTGATCTTTTTGGAGCGCAAGTCAAGGAGTTTCTTACAGCAACGAATTCTCCTGGTTGA
- a CDS encoding GntP family permease, with protein MHPALIFLFALISILLLTAKFRLHPFLSLVLVSLLTGVLAGEPIGAVEAVTRGLGSVFSRFAIIITCGSIIGILLQKTGGMSLIASDIMHFSRNPLLALIILGFLFSVPMMCYILAYVIFISIAKELAAKLNYPFISTATSLALGAVASFNLVYPSPVIISAAEELSANTDTLILLGFFIAVPTSTAGYFYARSLGKTETSISSENDNLGQVQLGFAQAEVSEIEEPLQKGETGVVQEKDIGVKEKDGVHREEVVQRKGEVKVRCRIHGNDTGEPNRLEAYAPIFLPLLLILFQAGFEHPSPLFAFLGNPNVALLIGVLLSIFSGRTLGFEMVRTLVEKAVKRSGVVLLDLCGGGALGATLAMTGAGEALGRFFLQINLPHILVPFLVAVALQTVQGSRVVTMLVAPSLLLPLVPELGLPVEILILAMASGTFLFSHVNDPFFWIFGELAELEPSEVFRSNTLGNALMGVVSFLLVAGVYVFLY; from the coding sequence ATGCACCCTGCTCTTATTTTCCTTTTCGCCCTTATCTCCATACTGCTGCTTACAGCAAAATTCAGGCTTCATCCATTTCTTAGCCTTGTTCTCGTATCTCTGCTCACGGGAGTGCTTGCAGGAGAACCTATAGGTGCAGTCGAAGCGGTAACTAGGGGACTTGGCAGTGTTTTTTCCCGTTTTGCTATAATTATCACCTGCGGGAGTATCATCGGAATTTTGCTCCAGAAGACCGGTGGAATGTCTTTAATAGCTTCTGACATTATGCACTTTTCCAGAAACCCTCTGCTTGCCCTGATTATTCTTGGTTTTCTTTTTTCCGTGCCAATGATGTGCTATATCCTTGCTTATGTCATCTTTATTTCTATAGCAAAAGAGTTAGCTGCCAAGCTTAATTACCCCTTCATTTCCACTGCAACCTCACTTGCACTCGGAGCTGTTGCATCATTTAATCTGGTGTATCCTTCTCCTGTAATTATTTCGGCAGCAGAAGAACTTTCGGCAAACACGGATACACTCATTCTTCTAGGATTTTTTATTGCTGTTCCCACTTCTACTGCAGGTTATTTCTATGCCAGAAGCCTGGGGAAGACTGAAACCTCAATAAGTTCTGAAAACGACAATCTCGGGCAAGTTCAGCTTGGATTTGCACAGGCAGAAGTTTCAGAAATTGAAGAGCCCCTACAAAAGGGGGAGACAGGAGTAGTACAGGAAAAAGATATCGGCGTTAAGGAAAAAGATGGAGTGCACAGGGAAGAAGTGGTACAAAGAAAAGGTGAAGTGAAGGTAAGATGTAGGATTCATGGAAATGATACTGGAGAGCCGAACAGGCTTGAAGCATATGCCCCAATCTTTCTTCCTTTGCTTCTGATCCTTTTCCAGGCTGGTTTTGAGCATCCTTCTCCTCTGTTTGCTTTTCTGGGAAACCCGAATGTTGCACTCCTTATCGGAGTTCTGCTCTCCATTTTTTCCGGCAGGACACTGGGGTTTGAAATGGTCAGGACTCTGGTTGAAAAAGCTGTAAAGAGAAGTGGTGTAGTCCTACTCGACCTGTGCGGGGGAGGTGCCCTAGGAGCGACTCTTGCCATGACCGGGGCAGGAGAAGCCCTTGGTAGGTTTTTCCTGCAGATTAACCTGCCTCATATCCTTGTTCCTTTTCTTGTTGCAGTAGCCCTTCAAACCGTACAGGGGTCAAGGGTTGTAACAATGCTTGTCGCACCGTCCCTTTTGCTTCCTCTGGTTCCGGAACTTGGGCTTCCTGTGGAAATCCTGATCCTTGCAATGGCTTCAGGTACATTCTTGTTTTCACACGTCAACGATCCATTTTTCTGGATTTTCGGGGAGCTGGCAGAACTTGAACCCTCCGAGGTTTTCAGGTCAAATACTCTTGGGAACGCTCTGATGGGCGTGGTAAGTTTCCTGCTGGTTGCCGGAGTGTATGTTTTCCTCTATTGA
- a CDS encoding metal ABC transporter permease, whose translation MFELLQYTFIQNALIAAILASIACGIIGAFVVVKKIVFISGGIAHASFGGVGLGYYLDINPMYGVLPFSLFSALVMGIVSKKSKIPEDSAIGILWSLGMALGVIFVYLTPGYAPDLMTYLFGNILTVPRLDLYLMLVLDAVIVGAVYLFYKEFLALCFDEEFTTVQGIPTEKLYLFLLCIIALTIVVLIKVVGIILVIALLTIPATLSRKFTHNLKRMMLISTVFGTLISVAGIGLSYALDVPSGATIILVLSFVYGLVAVGMDILEGGQVSKS comes from the coding sequence ATGTTTGAGCTTCTGCAATATACTTTTATCCAGAATGCCCTTATAGCCGCAATCCTTGCAAGCATTGCCTGCGGAATCATAGGTGCTTTTGTTGTTGTCAAAAAGATCGTTTTCATCAGCGGCGGGATTGCCCATGCTTCTTTCGGAGGTGTCGGGCTTGGTTATTATTTAGATATTAATCCCATGTATGGGGTTCTTCCTTTCAGCCTGTTCTCCGCTCTTGTCATGGGTATCGTAAGCAAGAAATCCAAAATCCCGGAAGACAGCGCAATAGGGATTCTCTGGTCTCTCGGAATGGCTCTTGGAGTTATTTTTGTCTATCTGACTCCCGGATATGCTCCTGACCTTATGACCTACCTCTTTGGAAACATCCTTACGGTTCCCCGTCTTGACCTGTACCTGATGCTGGTCCTTGACGCTGTCATAGTGGGCGCTGTATATCTTTTCTATAAGGAGTTTCTCGCGTTATGCTTTGACGAAGAGTTCACAACTGTGCAGGGGATTCCTACCGAAAAGCTCTATCTTTTCCTGCTCTGCATTATTGCTCTAACAATTGTTGTCCTTATTAAGGTCGTGGGGATTATCCTTGTGATCGCCCTTCTAACCATCCCTGCTACCCTTAGCCGAAAATTTACCCATAACCTGAAGCGAATGATGCTTATATCCACCGTCTTCGGGACCTTGATCAGTGTTGCGGGAATAGGCCTTTCCTATGCTCTGGACGTCCCGTCGGGAGCCACTATTATTCTTGTACTGAGCTTTGTATACGGGCTTGTAGCTGTCGGAATGGATATACTTGAAGGCGGGCAGGTTTCAAAGAGCTGA